A genomic region of SAR324 cluster bacterium contains the following coding sequences:
- a CDS encoding MFS transporter: MISSMQNMYLFLFTIGIYFVYIPWNLERLKIAETDLGLWLFIFGIFNLLSNQITGRLIAPKIGAKNIIIIGTIILSICPFLLVSVNSYSMFMLVALPFGIAIGFVFPTNQSLVSYIESKTNKIYTPLYQACMSAGSLSGALVAAYVIKKDIDPQITFAVMGIIILLSAIVVYFLGMPRVEENNDLVDKFKLPERKILIFGILLMMNFATLGIIIDWSSLWLTKDLMAPLFLGGLVIVFFNTGEIIARLMASFIINFFGERFVGGYLPILGSLILFLSILTSNLYIIIPALVLFGLFTANFISIVIRQAIKVTNEPISLAVSNLTTLGFSGFIFGPAVVGYTAKNIGLTFNMYVLCVFWALSALFLIQMMKADK; encoded by the coding sequence ATGATTTCTTCGATGCAAAATATGTATTTATTTCTTTTTACAATTGGAATTTATTTTGTCTACATTCCTTGGAATTTAGAACGATTAAAAATTGCAGAAACTGATTTGGGATTATGGCTTTTTATATTTGGTATTTTTAATCTATTAAGTAACCAAATAACCGGAAGATTAATTGCCCCAAAAATTGGTGCAAAAAATATTATTATAATTGGCACAATTATTCTTTCAATATGTCCTTTTTTACTTGTCTCTGTCAATTCTTATTCTATGTTTATGCTTGTCGCATTACCTTTTGGAATAGCTATTGGCTTTGTATTTCCAACCAATCAAAGTTTAGTTTCGTACATAGAAAGTAAAACAAATAAAATTTATACACCTTTATATCAGGCTTGTATGAGTGCTGGATCGTTATCTGGAGCACTAGTAGCAGCTTACGTGATAAAGAAAGACATTGATCCCCAGATCACATTTGCCGTAATGGGTATTATAATCTTACTGTCTGCTATTGTAGTTTATTTTCTTGGAATGCCAAGAGTTGAGGAAAATAATGATCTCGTAGATAAGTTCAAGTTACCCGAGAGAAAGATATTAATATTTGGTATATTACTGATGATGAATTTTGCAACTCTTGGTATTATTATTGATTGGTCATCTTTATGGTTAACAAAAGATTTAATGGCACCGCTTTTCCTTGGTGGACTAGTCATAGTCTTCTTTAATACAGGTGAGATAATTGCAAGATTAATGGCTAGTTTTATCATTAATTTTTTTGGTGAAAGATTTGTCGGAGGATATTTACCAATTCTTGGTTCTTTAATTTTATTTTTAAGTATATTGACTTCGAACCTATATATAATTATACCTGCATTAGTCCTATTTGGATTATTTACAGCTAACTTCATTTCCATCGTAATACGTCAAGCAATTAAAGTTACAAATGAACCTATTTCTTTAGCAGTTTCGAACTTAACAACACTTGGTTTTTCAGGATTTATATTTGGCCCTGCTGTAGTTGGTTATACCGCTAAAAATATTGGTCTCACGTTTAATATGTATGTGCTCTGTGTTTTTTGGGCGTTAAGTGCACTTTTTCTAATTCAAATGATGAAAGCTGATAAATAA